The genomic stretch AAACATAAGAAGGAAACCGCCTGAACTGAGACAGTTATACACTTGGACAAATCGGAGTCACTGTAGAATTCACTCCATCTTCCATTTTACAGCAATTGACCATTTTACACATTAGAACTGCAGCTAAAAGAATAATAAGAATACAGTACAGATTTAACCCCTATATATGCCTGACGGTTCTGCGTTTTGTACAATCCAGGGATGCTCAAGCAACTTGTGTAGTGGAAGCCTCTGTGAAGAATCCTTGACAAGCATCTGTTCATACAAATAAGAAAACATCAAATCAGGTAAAACCCTCAACATCTTTTTCGTTGAAGAGCTGGGGTATTCTAGACAACTAGACCTGGCTAATTAGGTCCTTGGCTGATGCTGATACAACAGGTTTTGGAGGGAACTTCAAGTCGACTTGGACTATCCTGTACATGTTAGGAATTTAAGAAAGCATCAGCAATTGAGTCAAAACCTCAAGAGCTCCCTCAATAATTTACATCTATTGCAGGATATTTGTGAAACATGTAAGTAAAGCTGATATCAGCATCAATGACATTGCCATCAAAATTGTAGTGTCTTTCTCAGTTTCTTAAAGAATATAAAGACAACAACCTCCTAAAAGATTAACATCAAATATCCTTTTTTGAAGATCAATTTACCTTCTATAAGTATCAGAATGTTCCTTTGCTTCAAAAGGAGGAACCCCATACAGAAACTCATAGCATAGGACACCAAGGCTCCAGATATCCACATTTGCGTCATGCTCCACACTTTCCACTGTATAATTATGGATGCAATACAgtcaattttttaattaaaagttaaaacaactaaaaccaTACTGGATAATCTAATCCATTACGAGGTATTCTTCTCTAGAAGCATTTCAGACTATCCACTTTCCTATCTTATCATACAACCCAGTTAGGTAACCAAAATGTTAACAAGGATCTGTAAAATATCAGTGTGTAAAAGATCAGCGACGTGCAAGAGTCCAGTACAATTACATCAGTGGTGAAAATGAAATTGATATACCTGTCACAGGTGATAAAGAATGTAGAATTATTTAATCATTACATGGAGGTATACTAGGTGTTCAGAGTATTTAATCCTATAATAGTTAAGGAACTCAAAAGTGTTGACAAGGATCTATAGAATATGAATGTCTAAAGTATCAGCAACACAACATTATCATACAGTTATATCCATGATGAAATTGAAACTGACATACCCATCTCAGGTGGTAGATAATCTAAAGTGCCACACATGGTACGCCGGCGATTGAACGTGTGCACTGACCAACCAAAATCTGCTATCTTGAGTTCACCCTGGCAGATTCAGATGATAATTGTATAAACAGAGATTCCACCAATTCATCATCAGATGGAAGACTAATAGGACAAGGTTTGAGTATTCACCTGTGCGCCAACCAGAAGGTTCTCTGGTTTAATATCTCGATGAATTACATGCTTTCCATGACAATAGATGAGGGCCCGAGCAAGCGATGCAACATACTGGTTCATTTTCCACAAGAAACCAAAGTATTTATTCAGTACAAGATTTAAAACAGAACagaataaaacttaaaaaatggactgtaaaactcaatttgattGGAAACCAAAACAAAGGAGAAAAAGGTCTAAGATGAATTTCAAACTTGAAAATCCCTGCTGATAATAGAAACATAAAAGACGGACTCACAGTAGCTGCCCGCCTTTCACTGAAATATTTACATTTCTGCAACTCCTTGTAGAGCTCACCCTTAGCAGCATACTCCAGAATCAAATAAACTCGTTTCTGCAATAGTTCTTAAACAAATTAACCTTCTGTTCAATTTCCACCTGAAACAAAATGTTCTCAAGAGTGAATTGTACCTGATCATAGAAGTAGCCATATAGTCTTAGAATATTGGGATGCCGAAGGTGACTCTGTATTTCAACTTCACGGCGGAGCTGGTGTTCAACTTGAGATTGTTTCAGCTGGCTTTTGAATAGTACCTTCAGTGCCACAATATGATTGCTCTGTTTGAATTccaggaaaaaagaaaaagaaaaagagggttATGATATTAAACTGTAATGGATTCTAGATACTCAAACGAACACACCCAGAAgccatttgttttcctcttTTCCCCTTGTCATCAATAAAATATACGAATGACAGCAGGACAAAACATAATTATGGTGCAAAAACAGAAGCACAGCTAATCCGATACTGACTCAGACATGTAACAACTTATTAAAGGTTAAAGCATCTGAAATGCAACTTTATGCGTTCTCTAATAAAGATCAGTAAGTTACCCATGTTTAAATAAAACCGAAAGCATCAGCAACTCACCCTCTTTTCCCTAGCAAGATATACATGACCAAACTTTCCTCTGCCTAGAGGCTTCCCAATGTCGAAGTCATTCAAAGTCCACCTCTTTTTCTCCACTGCTGTCGATCCCTCTGAAGAAccctaccaaaaaaaaaacaaaaaacaaaaaacttcaAAAACTAACCAGCGAAAAGGACATTGAAACCCCCAAAAGAATCCAATTTGGTAAACACATTCTCTTTGCCTTGAACGTCATCGTAATGTTCTAATTTCAAGTCGATCGCCAATGAACCCTAATTTCCACAGAGCTACAGTAGTTTaaattccccaaaaaaaaaaagagaaatcaagatccattttttttattcgACGGACCTTGCATTTTCATCAAATACATACAcgaacaggaattaaagaacaCCTAGAAATCCACATGAAAATAATAGGAGACTGGAACTACAAAAATGTTTacgaaaaatggaaaaaataaaaagagagagagagaaatttgCTTCCGAAGCTGTTTGAACTAAACCTAGGTTTAGGCGATACAATCAATAAACCTTTGTTCATACCATAACCAAAGCACCAAATTAGTCCAAGAATATCCTACAACCAAATCCCTAACTTCATGAGCCCTtataaaagcaaaaaataaCACATTCACAAATCTCGTGCAAAAATTCCCAAATGCGGATTCAGATTTCCAAGaaggaaccaaaaaaaaaatttgctgtTTACTGATTCTCAATTCTTTttagacaaaaagaaaaaatttttaccTTGTGCTCTTGCTGAGCCTCAGTGGCGATCGCCATATGAGAGAGAGGAAGCGAAAAGAATGGAAAAAATTGCAGAgattggaaagaaaagagagagaaagaaaggggCGGAGGCGGACGAATTCAGGAGAAATCAATTGTggatgaattttatttttgaatctGGAGAGATCTCCAACGGTCATATCTACGTTGATAGCACGTGGCTAATGActatcccctttttttttctaatttctttttgtttttcttgttttcagcTTTGAGTTTTAGATTTTGTTTTTATTAGGGAAGGAGCCGGGGAGCGTCTCGGTTCATTATTGACTTTGGCAGTTTGCGGGTCTCAACTCCCAACGCATTTTATTTGCTCTAAtttcatttgtttctttttttcccctttttctaaTGAATTGATTTTCTTAAGGCCATACTAATGATAAAATGAATTCAAATAATAATTAGTTTCTTTAAATTGGTCAGTTTGTCCAAAATAGCTTTTCGTTTCATCATtgaatatattttataattatttctttatattttcaatctttttttttaatttcaaatacaTTAAACAAAAAAAGTCTTACAGtataattctattttttttttctaaataatCTTCTATTCGAATAAATCCATGTTCTCTCTTGAT from Coffea eugenioides isolate CCC68of chromosome 8, Ceug_1.0, whole genome shotgun sequence encodes the following:
- the LOC113779868 gene encoding serine/threonine-protein kinase Aurora-1 — protein: MAIATEAQQEHKGSSEGSTAVEKKRWTLNDFDIGKPLGRGKFGHVYLAREKRSNHIVALKVLFKSQLKQSQVEHQLRREVEIQSHLRHPNILRLYGYFYDQKRVYLILEYAAKGELYKELQKCKYFSERRAATYVASLARALIYCHGKHVIHRDIKPENLLVGAQGELKIADFGWSVHTFNRRRTMCGTLDYLPPEMVESVEHDANVDIWSLGVLCYEFLYGVPPFEAKEHSDTYRRIVQVDLKFPPKPVVSASAKDLISQMLVKDSSQRLPLHKLLEHPWIVQNAEPSGIYRG